AAAAACCTTTGAAATGCTGAACTACGGAAAATTGTTATGGGGAGTGCGCTGAGCTAATGGATAACTATTTGACCTATTTGTATTTGCTAACGCCGCTGCACACAGGGGGCAGTGCCAATGAAGGTAACCTCATGGGCATTGCCCGCGAAGTGCATACCGAATTTCCCTACATGCCAGCCTCATCAGTGCGCGGCAAAGTTCGTTCTGTCTTTGAAAAAGACAGCAAAGACGACCCACAGCAAAGTATCGCTACCAGCCTAATATTTGGCCGCCGGATCGAGGATGGTAATCAGCCTACAGAAGGAGAAATTTGGTTCGCAGATGCCACACTCCTGTTCTTTCCCATTGCGTCTCTGAGCCATCATCTGGTGTGGATTACTTGTCCGCTATGGTTAGAGCGGTGGAGCCGTTGGCTAGCACCAAATTCCCGAGCTAATGTACGCAGCTTAATCCAGACATGCCGACAGCACCTATCAAACAAAGATGTTCGCAAGTCCGCAGTAGTCAGCTTCGAAAGAGAGAAACTTTATTTACAGACAGCTTTGCTCCAACCAGCTGAACTAGCCTCTGAAAGCTTTGAAATTATTAGTTCTGAGTTAACTGAATTGCTGGAGGCATCTAGCCTAGTAAGTCTTTTGCCAGAACGGTTAATTGTTTTGCCTGAAGCAGAGTGCCTATCTCTAGTAGAAACAGGACTGCAACGTGAGGTTCGGGTACGTCTAGAAGCTGACTCAAAAACTGTAGACAAAGGATCTTTTCGCTCTGAAGAGGCAGTCCCGCCGGAAACAGTACTGTTTTTCCCCTGGGGTCTAAAGCTTCCTCAAGCTGTCGCCACAGACAAAGATGAAAAAGATATTGAAAAAGCCCGTGCAGAGGCTAAGCGAACGCAAGCAGTAAAAGAGACACTCCGAACCACGATTCCAAATCGGATGAGCACCCGCCTCCAGCTTGGAGGGCTAGAAGGACTAGGGCGGGGATGGACTGAAATGAGAACCATGCAGATTATTGTCGAGGAGTGAAATCGTTAATGAAACTTGATCCACGTCAGTTTAGCCAAGAAGCTTACGGAGCATTAGAGAGCCTCAGCCAGCAGTTGAATAAGAAATATCATAAGAAAGCGAGTGCTCTAGTACAAGGATTGCCAGCCTATATCTCTACATGGGGACTGCATAGGTTAAGTGGCGATGCAAAGAGCTTTAGTGGAAAAAACTCTGAAGATACAAAATATAAGGGCACTGTCTACTATCATTTTCTCGAAAGTCTACAAAAGTTTAGCGGGGCCGACTTTCAGCCCAGAGATGAAAAAAGCCTAATTTTCAATACGGAAATGCCTCTCAGAGACTATTTAGCCCTCAACCACTTAGCCCTAAG
Above is a genomic segment from Nodosilinea sp. E11 containing:
- a CDS encoding type III-B CRISPR module-associated protein Cmr5, whose amino-acid sequence is MKLDPRQFSQEAYGALESLSQQLNKKYHKKASALVQGLPAYISTWGLHRLSGDAKSFSGKNSEDTKYKGTVYYHFLESLQKFSGADFQPRDEKSLIFNTEMPLRDYLALNHLALRFAKEWSFWAASLLGEAENN
- the cmr4 gene encoding type III-B CRISPR module RAMP protein Cmr4, with the protein product MDNYLTYLYLLTPLHTGGSANEGNLMGIAREVHTEFPYMPASSVRGKVRSVFEKDSKDDPQQSIATSLIFGRRIEDGNQPTEGEIWFADATLLFFPIASLSHHLVWITCPLWLERWSRWLAPNSRANVRSLIQTCRQHLSNKDVRKSAVVSFEREKLYLQTALLQPAELASESFEIISSELTELLEASSLVSLLPERLIVLPEAECLSLVETGLQREVRVRLEADSKTVDKGSFRSEEAVPPETVLFFPWGLKLPQAVATDKDEKDIEKARAEAKRTQAVKETLRTTIPNRMSTRLQLGGLEGLGRGWTEMRTMQIIVEE